Proteins co-encoded in one Daphnia carinata strain CSIRO-1 chromosome 3, CSIRO_AGI_Dcar_HiC_V3, whole genome shotgun sequence genomic window:
- the LOC130693050 gene encoding protein MTSS 2-like isoform X3, whose translation METLTVTVDKEFGSAMGALFHQIITDMKVGAPLWEDFLSKASKLHTALKSTLSVIAAYLDAFQKIADSATNAKGATKDIGTVLTRICLRHKAVEARLKTFTSALMECLVLPLHDKLEEWKKMVVNLDKEHSKEYKKVRADIKKRTAEAQRWQKKAKKIRSGMAGGGSHATAMMGQQMNPTGANDRQLNAANQELLRAADAAQIDLNSRLALLQETEKQALKSALVEERSRYCLFVACLKPVMSEEMSMMAELSHLEEIITQLDKHTADPFSLPSSTEQMISELKGTTDHNHWALQTPPSSPSSLGSRKSSMCSLGSIHSSSSGSVASHSQNHQLMNSPSHAIQQQQQQHIRHRSLSQVAGVNAGVRLSSVSSQDSGFTSQDTLVLYRPNSSPPSNQLLAQEVELVSSSNSSGECSSSNSNSSTPCTPYPPGMGSTWPNLQETVQYDRQASNSTHMVMINERPHTISTAYEKGHHQRAALSVYTFQPLEQYSSSSSTTTGQSSCTSSTDKCDRANNSTPTESPEYETLRRCRELKAGGNGNNGSQESLGTTGNQGTAGRPPLPQRCSSLERPVVPPPGKTKSEKVNKKNSLVLQTDNQQPSILPDFHQAAPDMIVPQPVYMNASELRQQAAAMNGDDPASHAIYTSLASCTVYEDGQGYVDQGSMGAGADWNPRGSVRMSTMKRTSIPSFATLHEVSNVDEAHHTDDVNLVPPLPEVNVVAPSSVDEIDLAALPPPPDFLLETAEEDVSPAPVTKEAIIPERSLSVADAVKTLNEIRHQPASPGVVRRAQSMRATSDSSSTLMHGRGNHPPAVLAKTLGTTPKAQRHSDQHHAHHTFTLTKNLMSKATPANHNKTLPKQMPSHPTDAGGKVVSGLLSKSSFVHQLNAKLAQQQQGHSPGGQAESATQRHSRNHHDGQQQSNDHHRESLMDQIRRGTSLRRARSTSDRSSPHFKH comes from the exons ATGGAGACACTAACGGTGACGGTGGACAAGGAGTTTGGCAGCGCCATGGGCGCTCTCTTTCACCAAATCATCACCGACATGAAG gtTGGTGCTCCTCTCTGGGAAGATTTCCTGTCCAAAGCCTCCAAACTTCACACAGCGCTCAA ATCGACCTTATCAGTCATTGCCGCCTACTTGGATGCCTTTCAGAAGATTGCCGACTCGGCCACCAACGCCAAAG GAGCCACCAAAGATATCGGTACGGTCCTCACTCGTATCTGCCTCCGCCACAAAGCCGTCGAGGCCCGTCTCAAAACATTCACCAG cGCGCTGATGGAGTGTCTTGTTCTTCCATTACACGACAAATTGGaggaatggaagaaaatggtGGTAAATCTTGACAAGGAGCACTCGAAAG AGTACAAGAAAGTCAGGGCGGATATCAAGAAGCGGACGGCAGAGGCGCAACGGTGGCAGAAGAAAGCCAAAAAGATCCGCAGCGGGATGGCTGGAGGAGGTAGTCACGCAACTGCAATGATGGGCCAACAAATGAACCCCACTGGTGCCAATGACCGCCAATTGAACGCTGCCAATCAGGAGCTCCTCCGTGCAGCCGATGCCGCTCAAATCGACCTCAATTCACGCCTTGCCCTTCTCCAG GAGACGGAAAAGCAGGCGTTGAAGTCGGCCCTGGTGGAAGAACGCAGTCGCTATTGCCTCTTTGTCGCTTGCCTCAAGCCCGTCATG AGCGAAGAAATGTCGATGATGGCTGAATTGAGTCACCTGGAAGAGATTATTACCCAACTAGACAAGCACACAGCTGATCCATTCTCGCTGCCATCATCCACTGAACAA aTGATTTCCGAGTTGAAAGGAACGACGGACCACAATCACTGGGCTCTTCAGACGCCGCCGAGTAGTCCCAGTTCCCTCGGATCGCGCAAGTCTTCCATGTGCAGTTTGGGCTCGATCCACAGCTCATCCAGCGGAAGCGTTGCTTCTCATTCCCAA aacCACCAATTAATGAACTCGCCTAGTCATGCtattcagcaacaacagcagcaacacaTCCGCCACAGATCGCTGTCTCAAGTGGCCGGTGTCAACGCCGGAGTGAGACTGTCGAGCGTTTCGTCTCAAGATTCCGGTTTCACGTCTCAAGATACGCTTGTTCTATACAGACCCAATTCATCCCCGCCATCCAATCAATTGTTGGCCCAggag gtggaactCGTGTCTTCCAGCAATTCCAGTGGAGAGTGTTCGAGTTCCAACAGCAACTCGAGCACGCCCTGCACGCCCTACCCGCCCGGCATGGGTTCTACCTGGCCTAACCTTCAA gAGACGGTCCAGTACGATAGGCAAGCGAGCAATAGTACTCATATGGTAATGATCAATGAAAGGCCACATACAATTTCAACGGCTTATGAAAAAGGACATCATCAACGAGCTGCTCTGTCCGTCTACACATTCCAACCGCTGGAACAATACTCTTCATCATCGTCGACCACCACTGGCCAAAGTTCGTGCACGAGCAGCACCGATAAATGCGATCGGGCTAATAATTCAACACCGACCG aATCGCCAGAATACGAGACGTTGAGACGATGTCGCGAATTAAAGGCCGGCGGCAATGGAAACAACGGAAGTCAAGAGAGTCTGGGAACGACGGGCAATCAAGGCACGGCGGGCAGGCCGCCGTTGCCGCAACGTTGTTCGTCTCTGGAACGCCCTGTCGTGCCGCCGCCGGGTAAAACTAAATCGGAGAAagtcaacaagaaaaactctTTAGTTTTACAGACGGACAATCAACAACCCTCCATCTTGCCCGATTTTCATCAAGCAGCGCCTGATATGA TTGTCCCTCAGCCAGTTTATATGAACGCCAGTGAACTACGACAACAGGCGGCCGCGATGAATGGAGATGATCCCGCTTCTCACGCCATCTATACGTCGTTGGCTTCGTGCACCGTTTACGAGGATGGTCAAG GATATGTCGATCAGGGATCGATGGGGGCCGGCGCCGATTGGAATCCGAGAGGCAGTGTGCGCATGTCGACTATGAAACGGACGTCCATCCCGTCGTTCGCTACGCTCCACGAAGTCAGCAACGTCGACGAAGCTCATCACACCGATG ACGTGAATCTGGTTCCACCCCTTCCGGAAGTGAATGTGGTGGCGCCTTCGTCTGTTGACGAAATTGATTTGGCCGCTTTACCTCCTCCGCCGGATTTCCTACTAGAAACGGCTGAGGAAGACGTCAGCCCAGCGCCAGTCACGAAAGAGGCCATCATTCCCGAACGTTCCTTGAGCGTAGCGGATGCCGTCAAAACGTTAAACGAAATACGTCATCAACCGGCTAGTCCGGGTGTGGTCCGTCGAGCTCAGTCGATGCGAGCAACCAGCGATTCATCATCGACGTTGATGCACGGCCGTGGCAATCATCCGCCGGCCGTATTGGCTAAAACGCTGGGCACCACGCCCAAGGCCCAACGCCATTCAGATCAGCACCACGCCCATCATACGTTTACCTTGACGAAGAATTTAATGTCCAAAGCGACGCCGGCCAATCACAACAAGACGCTGCCCAAACAGATGCCCAGTCATCCTACC GATGCCGGTGGTAAGGTCGTTTCAGGCTTGTTGTCCAAGTCCAGTTTCGTCCATCAATTGAATGCTAAATTAGCGCAACAGCAACAAGGGCATTCACCAGGTGGGCAGGCGGAATCCGCTACGCAGCGCCACAGTCGCAATCATCACGATGGCCAACAACAGTCAAACGATCACCATCGTGAATCATTGATGGATCAAATACGACGTGGCACTTCACTCCGCCGAGCTCGATCCACTTCCGATCGGTCCTCCCCCCACTTCAAACATTaa
- the LOC130693050 gene encoding protein MTSS 1-like isoform X2, which translates to METLTVTVDKEFGSAMGALFHQIITDMKVGAPLWEDFLSKASKLHTALKSTLSVIAAYLDAFQKIADSATNAKGATKDIGTVLTRICLRHKAVEARLKTFTSALMECLVLPLHDKLEEWKKMVVNLDKEHSKEYKKVRADIKKRTAEAQRWQKKAKKIRSGMAGGGSHATAMMGQQMNPTGANDRQLNAANQELLRAADAAQIDLNSRLALLQETEKQALKSALVEERSRYCLFVACLKPVMSEEMSMMAELSHLEEIITQLDKHTADPFSLPSSTEQMISELKGTTDHNHWALQTPPSSPSSLGSRKSSMCSLGSIHSSSSGSVASHSQNHQLMNSPSHAIQQQQQQHIRHRSLSQVAGVNAGVRLSSVSSQDSGFTSQDTLVLYRPNSSPPSNQLLAQEETVQYDRQASNSTHMVMINERPHTISTAYEKGHHQRAALSVYTFQPLEQYSSSSSTTTGQSSCTSSTDKCDRANNSTPTESPEYETLRRCRELKAGGNGNNGSQESLGTTGNQGTAGRPPLPQRCSSLERPVVPPPGKTKSEKVNKKNSLVLQTDNQQPSILPDFHQAAPDMIVPQPVYMNASELRQQAAAMNGDDPASHAIYTSLASCTVYEDGQACSCHGPSRDSMWRHQTFPPPPPPACSSRPLLRRPASFSGYVDQGSMGAGADWNPRGSVRMSTMKRTSIPSFATLHEVSNVDEAHHTDDVNLVPPLPEVNVVAPSSVDEIDLAALPPPPDFLLETAEEDVSPAPVTKEAIIPERSLSVADAVKTLNEIRHQPASPGVVRRAQSMRATSDSSSTLMHGRGNHPPAVLAKTLGTTPKAQRHSDQHHAHHTFTLTKNLMSKATPANHNKTLPKQMPSHPTDAGGKVVSGLLSKSSFVHQLNAKLAQQQQGHSPGGQAESATQRHSRNHHDGQQQSNDHHRESLMDQIRRGTSLRRARSTSDRSSPHFKH; encoded by the exons ATGGAGACACTAACGGTGACGGTGGACAAGGAGTTTGGCAGCGCCATGGGCGCTCTCTTTCACCAAATCATCACCGACATGAAG gtTGGTGCTCCTCTCTGGGAAGATTTCCTGTCCAAAGCCTCCAAACTTCACACAGCGCTCAA ATCGACCTTATCAGTCATTGCCGCCTACTTGGATGCCTTTCAGAAGATTGCCGACTCGGCCACCAACGCCAAAG GAGCCACCAAAGATATCGGTACGGTCCTCACTCGTATCTGCCTCCGCCACAAAGCCGTCGAGGCCCGTCTCAAAACATTCACCAG cGCGCTGATGGAGTGTCTTGTTCTTCCATTACACGACAAATTGGaggaatggaagaaaatggtGGTAAATCTTGACAAGGAGCACTCGAAAG AGTACAAGAAAGTCAGGGCGGATATCAAGAAGCGGACGGCAGAGGCGCAACGGTGGCAGAAGAAAGCCAAAAAGATCCGCAGCGGGATGGCTGGAGGAGGTAGTCACGCAACTGCAATGATGGGCCAACAAATGAACCCCACTGGTGCCAATGACCGCCAATTGAACGCTGCCAATCAGGAGCTCCTCCGTGCAGCCGATGCCGCTCAAATCGACCTCAATTCACGCCTTGCCCTTCTCCAG GAGACGGAAAAGCAGGCGTTGAAGTCGGCCCTGGTGGAAGAACGCAGTCGCTATTGCCTCTTTGTCGCTTGCCTCAAGCCCGTCATG AGCGAAGAAATGTCGATGATGGCTGAATTGAGTCACCTGGAAGAGATTATTACCCAACTAGACAAGCACACAGCTGATCCATTCTCGCTGCCATCATCCACTGAACAA aTGATTTCCGAGTTGAAAGGAACGACGGACCACAATCACTGGGCTCTTCAGACGCCGCCGAGTAGTCCCAGTTCCCTCGGATCGCGCAAGTCTTCCATGTGCAGTTTGGGCTCGATCCACAGCTCATCCAGCGGAAGCGTTGCTTCTCATTCCCAA aacCACCAATTAATGAACTCGCCTAGTCATGCtattcagcaacaacagcagcaacacaTCCGCCACAGATCGCTGTCTCAAGTGGCCGGTGTCAACGCCGGAGTGAGACTGTCGAGCGTTTCGTCTCAAGATTCCGGTTTCACGTCTCAAGATACGCTTGTTCTATACAGACCCAATTCATCCCCGCCATCCAATCAATTGTTGGCCCAggag gAGACGGTCCAGTACGATAGGCAAGCGAGCAATAGTACTCATATGGTAATGATCAATGAAAGGCCACATACAATTTCAACGGCTTATGAAAAAGGACATCATCAACGAGCTGCTCTGTCCGTCTACACATTCCAACCGCTGGAACAATACTCTTCATCATCGTCGACCACCACTGGCCAAAGTTCGTGCACGAGCAGCACCGATAAATGCGATCGGGCTAATAATTCAACACCGACCG aATCGCCAGAATACGAGACGTTGAGACGATGTCGCGAATTAAAGGCCGGCGGCAATGGAAACAACGGAAGTCAAGAGAGTCTGGGAACGACGGGCAATCAAGGCACGGCGGGCAGGCCGCCGTTGCCGCAACGTTGTTCGTCTCTGGAACGCCCTGTCGTGCCGCCGCCGGGTAAAACTAAATCGGAGAAagtcaacaagaaaaactctTTAGTTTTACAGACGGACAATCAACAACCCTCCATCTTGCCCGATTTTCATCAAGCAGCGCCTGATATGA TTGTCCCTCAGCCAGTTTATATGAACGCCAGTGAACTACGACAACAGGCGGCCGCGATGAATGGAGATGATCCCGCTTCTCACGCCATCTATACGTCGTTGGCTTCGTGCACCGTTTACGAGGATGGTCAAG CATGTTCGTGTCATGGCCCATCGAGAGACTCGATGTGGCGCCATCAAAcctttcctcctcctcctcctccggcTTGTAGTTCAAGGCCACTTTTGCGCAGACCGGCCTCGTTTTCAG GATATGTCGATCAGGGATCGATGGGGGCCGGCGCCGATTGGAATCCGAGAGGCAGTGTGCGCATGTCGACTATGAAACGGACGTCCATCCCGTCGTTCGCTACGCTCCACGAAGTCAGCAACGTCGACGAAGCTCATCACACCGATG ACGTGAATCTGGTTCCACCCCTTCCGGAAGTGAATGTGGTGGCGCCTTCGTCTGTTGACGAAATTGATTTGGCCGCTTTACCTCCTCCGCCGGATTTCCTACTAGAAACGGCTGAGGAAGACGTCAGCCCAGCGCCAGTCACGAAAGAGGCCATCATTCCCGAACGTTCCTTGAGCGTAGCGGATGCCGTCAAAACGTTAAACGAAATACGTCATCAACCGGCTAGTCCGGGTGTGGTCCGTCGAGCTCAGTCGATGCGAGCAACCAGCGATTCATCATCGACGTTGATGCACGGCCGTGGCAATCATCCGCCGGCCGTATTGGCTAAAACGCTGGGCACCACGCCCAAGGCCCAACGCCATTCAGATCAGCACCACGCCCATCATACGTTTACCTTGACGAAGAATTTAATGTCCAAAGCGACGCCGGCCAATCACAACAAGACGCTGCCCAAACAGATGCCCAGTCATCCTACC GATGCCGGTGGTAAGGTCGTTTCAGGCTTGTTGTCCAAGTCCAGTTTCGTCCATCAATTGAATGCTAAATTAGCGCAACAGCAACAAGGGCATTCACCAGGTGGGCAGGCGGAATCCGCTACGCAGCGCCACAGTCGCAATCATCACGATGGCCAACAACAGTCAAACGATCACCATCGTGAATCATTGATGGATCAAATACGACGTGGCACTTCACTCCGCCGAGCTCGATCCACTTCCGATCGGTCCTCCCCCCACTTCAAACATTaa
- the LOC130693050 gene encoding protein MTSS 2-like isoform X1, with protein METLTVTVDKEFGSAMGALFHQIITDMKVGAPLWEDFLSKASKLHTALKSTLSVIAAYLDAFQKIADSATNAKGATKDIGTVLTRICLRHKAVEARLKTFTSALMECLVLPLHDKLEEWKKMVVNLDKEHSKEYKKVRADIKKRTAEAQRWQKKAKKIRSGMAGGGSHATAMMGQQMNPTGANDRQLNAANQELLRAADAAQIDLNSRLALLQETEKQALKSALVEERSRYCLFVACLKPVMSEEMSMMAELSHLEEIITQLDKHTADPFSLPSSTEQMISELKGTTDHNHWALQTPPSSPSSLGSRKSSMCSLGSIHSSSSGSVASHSQNHQLMNSPSHAIQQQQQQHIRHRSLSQVAGVNAGVRLSSVSSQDSGFTSQDTLVLYRPNSSPPSNQLLAQEVELVSSSNSSGECSSSNSNSSTPCTPYPPGMGSTWPNLQETVQYDRQASNSTHMVMINERPHTISTAYEKGHHQRAALSVYTFQPLEQYSSSSSTTTGQSSCTSSTDKCDRANNSTPTESPEYETLRRCRELKAGGNGNNGSQESLGTTGNQGTAGRPPLPQRCSSLERPVVPPPGKTKSEKVNKKNSLVLQTDNQQPSILPDFHQAAPDMIVPQPVYMNASELRQQAAAMNGDDPASHAIYTSLASCTVYEDGQACSCHGPSRDSMWRHQTFPPPPPPACSSRPLLRRPASFSGYVDQGSMGAGADWNPRGSVRMSTMKRTSIPSFATLHEVSNVDEAHHTDDVNLVPPLPEVNVVAPSSVDEIDLAALPPPPDFLLETAEEDVSPAPVTKEAIIPERSLSVADAVKTLNEIRHQPASPGVVRRAQSMRATSDSSSTLMHGRGNHPPAVLAKTLGTTPKAQRHSDQHHAHHTFTLTKNLMSKATPANHNKTLPKQMPSHPTDAGGKVVSGLLSKSSFVHQLNAKLAQQQQGHSPGGQAESATQRHSRNHHDGQQQSNDHHRESLMDQIRRGTSLRRARSTSDRSSPHFKH; from the exons ATGGAGACACTAACGGTGACGGTGGACAAGGAGTTTGGCAGCGCCATGGGCGCTCTCTTTCACCAAATCATCACCGACATGAAG gtTGGTGCTCCTCTCTGGGAAGATTTCCTGTCCAAAGCCTCCAAACTTCACACAGCGCTCAA ATCGACCTTATCAGTCATTGCCGCCTACTTGGATGCCTTTCAGAAGATTGCCGACTCGGCCACCAACGCCAAAG GAGCCACCAAAGATATCGGTACGGTCCTCACTCGTATCTGCCTCCGCCACAAAGCCGTCGAGGCCCGTCTCAAAACATTCACCAG cGCGCTGATGGAGTGTCTTGTTCTTCCATTACACGACAAATTGGaggaatggaagaaaatggtGGTAAATCTTGACAAGGAGCACTCGAAAG AGTACAAGAAAGTCAGGGCGGATATCAAGAAGCGGACGGCAGAGGCGCAACGGTGGCAGAAGAAAGCCAAAAAGATCCGCAGCGGGATGGCTGGAGGAGGTAGTCACGCAACTGCAATGATGGGCCAACAAATGAACCCCACTGGTGCCAATGACCGCCAATTGAACGCTGCCAATCAGGAGCTCCTCCGTGCAGCCGATGCCGCTCAAATCGACCTCAATTCACGCCTTGCCCTTCTCCAG GAGACGGAAAAGCAGGCGTTGAAGTCGGCCCTGGTGGAAGAACGCAGTCGCTATTGCCTCTTTGTCGCTTGCCTCAAGCCCGTCATG AGCGAAGAAATGTCGATGATGGCTGAATTGAGTCACCTGGAAGAGATTATTACCCAACTAGACAAGCACACAGCTGATCCATTCTCGCTGCCATCATCCACTGAACAA aTGATTTCCGAGTTGAAAGGAACGACGGACCACAATCACTGGGCTCTTCAGACGCCGCCGAGTAGTCCCAGTTCCCTCGGATCGCGCAAGTCTTCCATGTGCAGTTTGGGCTCGATCCACAGCTCATCCAGCGGAAGCGTTGCTTCTCATTCCCAA aacCACCAATTAATGAACTCGCCTAGTCATGCtattcagcaacaacagcagcaacacaTCCGCCACAGATCGCTGTCTCAAGTGGCCGGTGTCAACGCCGGAGTGAGACTGTCGAGCGTTTCGTCTCAAGATTCCGGTTTCACGTCTCAAGATACGCTTGTTCTATACAGACCCAATTCATCCCCGCCATCCAATCAATTGTTGGCCCAggag gtggaactCGTGTCTTCCAGCAATTCCAGTGGAGAGTGTTCGAGTTCCAACAGCAACTCGAGCACGCCCTGCACGCCCTACCCGCCCGGCATGGGTTCTACCTGGCCTAACCTTCAA gAGACGGTCCAGTACGATAGGCAAGCGAGCAATAGTACTCATATGGTAATGATCAATGAAAGGCCACATACAATTTCAACGGCTTATGAAAAAGGACATCATCAACGAGCTGCTCTGTCCGTCTACACATTCCAACCGCTGGAACAATACTCTTCATCATCGTCGACCACCACTGGCCAAAGTTCGTGCACGAGCAGCACCGATAAATGCGATCGGGCTAATAATTCAACACCGACCG aATCGCCAGAATACGAGACGTTGAGACGATGTCGCGAATTAAAGGCCGGCGGCAATGGAAACAACGGAAGTCAAGAGAGTCTGGGAACGACGGGCAATCAAGGCACGGCGGGCAGGCCGCCGTTGCCGCAACGTTGTTCGTCTCTGGAACGCCCTGTCGTGCCGCCGCCGGGTAAAACTAAATCGGAGAAagtcaacaagaaaaactctTTAGTTTTACAGACGGACAATCAACAACCCTCCATCTTGCCCGATTTTCATCAAGCAGCGCCTGATATGA TTGTCCCTCAGCCAGTTTATATGAACGCCAGTGAACTACGACAACAGGCGGCCGCGATGAATGGAGATGATCCCGCTTCTCACGCCATCTATACGTCGTTGGCTTCGTGCACCGTTTACGAGGATGGTCAAG CATGTTCGTGTCATGGCCCATCGAGAGACTCGATGTGGCGCCATCAAAcctttcctcctcctcctcctccggcTTGTAGTTCAAGGCCACTTTTGCGCAGACCGGCCTCGTTTTCAG GATATGTCGATCAGGGATCGATGGGGGCCGGCGCCGATTGGAATCCGAGAGGCAGTGTGCGCATGTCGACTATGAAACGGACGTCCATCCCGTCGTTCGCTACGCTCCACGAAGTCAGCAACGTCGACGAAGCTCATCACACCGATG ACGTGAATCTGGTTCCACCCCTTCCGGAAGTGAATGTGGTGGCGCCTTCGTCTGTTGACGAAATTGATTTGGCCGCTTTACCTCCTCCGCCGGATTTCCTACTAGAAACGGCTGAGGAAGACGTCAGCCCAGCGCCAGTCACGAAAGAGGCCATCATTCCCGAACGTTCCTTGAGCGTAGCGGATGCCGTCAAAACGTTAAACGAAATACGTCATCAACCGGCTAGTCCGGGTGTGGTCCGTCGAGCTCAGTCGATGCGAGCAACCAGCGATTCATCATCGACGTTGATGCACGGCCGTGGCAATCATCCGCCGGCCGTATTGGCTAAAACGCTGGGCACCACGCCCAAGGCCCAACGCCATTCAGATCAGCACCACGCCCATCATACGTTTACCTTGACGAAGAATTTAATGTCCAAAGCGACGCCGGCCAATCACAACAAGACGCTGCCCAAACAGATGCCCAGTCATCCTACC GATGCCGGTGGTAAGGTCGTTTCAGGCTTGTTGTCCAAGTCCAGTTTCGTCCATCAATTGAATGCTAAATTAGCGCAACAGCAACAAGGGCATTCACCAGGTGGGCAGGCGGAATCCGCTACGCAGCGCCACAGTCGCAATCATCACGATGGCCAACAACAGTCAAACGATCACCATCGTGAATCATTGATGGATCAAATACGACGTGGCACTTCACTCCGCCGAGCTCGATCCACTTCCGATCGGTCCTCCCCCCACTTCAAACATTaa
- the LOC130693075 gene encoding protein bric-a-brac 1-like, translating into MQLERRDESPTGDSTEFTLRWHHHDVKLADTMTRAWEKKLFLDVTLASGHRTIGAHRLVLCACSALLENLLTSPAHSPVQSHTNPMLYFNDIDFEDLEVLVEFMYRGSMTVTYQTLPGIINAARILQIRGLNRDIDEPVDSPPESSGCSEPPVTEPIGEPTRKRMKKEEDIPRHVEKEEPADSDHEEIQTHGTMMDHPNFEEQKQQQLAAFLSVLAQQTPLNPSTKQPSSSGPSPALRSRLVWDPAHIVYLESWYGRETRYPNLAQCQAYANQLSTVPQTDQSGKSRTSMSVTAQNVSHWFQNRRRKDTHPEIEEKRVKRSQTRRSKSMKTNAGGNPLDLTQPSVPSQRNKPTTPHSRSPQEQSHHEHEDRDSDEEPGLCIAEQAHTNSYNSDTENDHPAPIHHPQYQV; encoded by the exons ATGCAACTGGAG AGGAGAGATGAATCTCCAACTGGAGATAGCACAGAGTTTACTCTTCGTTGGCATCATCACGACGTCAAGTTGGCCGATACGATGACTCGCGCTTGGGAGAAGAAACTCTTTTTGGACGTGACTTTAGCCAGCGGACACAGGACCATCGGCGCCCATCGACTCGTTTTGTGTGCCTGCTCTGCCCTGCTAGAGAATCTGCTCACTTCACCGGCCCATTCGCCCGTCCAATCCCACACAAATCCTATGCTCTATTTCAACGATATCGACTTTGAGGATTTGGAAGTGCTGGTTGAATTCATGTACCGTGGAAGTATGACTGTCACGTATCAAACGTTGCCGGGTATCATTAATGCGGCGAGAATTTTGCAAATTCGCGGCCTTAATCGag aTATTGATGAACCGGTTGATTCGCCACCGGAATCGAGTGGATGCAGCGAACCGCCTGTAACGGAGCCGATTGGCGAACCGACACGTAAACGAATGAAGAAAGAGGAAGACATTCCTCGACacgttgaaaaagaagaacctgCAGATTCAGATCATGAGGAAATTCAAACACATGGCACTATGATGGATCATCCAAAttttgaagaacaaaaacaacaacaattggCTGCTTTTCTGTCGGTTTTGGCCCAGCAAACACCACTTAATCCATCGACTAAACAGCCTTCATCAAGTGGACCAA GTCCAGCATTACGGTCAAGGCTGGTCTGGGATCCAGCTCACATTGTCTACCTGGAGAGTTGGTACGGAAGAGAGACGAGATACCCCAATCTAGCTCAGTGTCAAGCCTATGCCAATCAACTCTCTACAGTGCCGCAAACAG ATCAAAGTGGCAAATCACGAACGTCCATGTCAGTCACGGCTCAGAACGTGTCTCATTGGTTCCAGAACAGGCGTCGTAAAGATACACATCCAGAGATCGAAGAGAAACGTGTGAAACGCAGTCAGACTCGTCGGAGTAAATCGATGAAAACCAATGCTGGTGGCAATCCGCTGGATTTAACACAACCCAGCGTTCCATCTCAACGAAACAAACCGACAACGCCGCACAGTCGTTCACCACAAGAACAATCGCATCACGAACACGAAGATCGAGATTCAGACGAAGAACCCGGGCTGTGCATTGCGGAACAGGCTCACACGAATTCGTACAATAGCGACACGGAGAACGATCATCCGGCACCCATCCATCATCCGCAATATCAGGTTTAA